One part of the Arthrobacter tumbae genome encodes these proteins:
- a CDS encoding class I adenylate-forming enzyme family protein, protein MPFIDRLLYWARCEPARDAVVVGDRRITYGELAGRASSLQVPAGEMIAQQIDDPLDFAVTFTAVVGRGRCAAVLDSAWPQDVRGRILEALRPDAVITSADLMEAPHPSQLADAPEDARFYCGFTSGTSGVPKGFVRTVGSWSRSLARSVDWFGLTPGLRVCAPGPLAASLNLYALAECLYSGCTFHSLAPGDPVAKGPLMAQVLRSERIEHLIGVPSALRLALERIEGDLPDLRTVVSGGAGLSAADTGIILRKAPSARIFEYYGASELSLVTARRVDGADGNDVGRPFPGVRIRIDADSDSGRDGTVGTIHVHTDTAIEGYLFGDDGRAFRRNGEWVTVQDQGWIDDDGALHLTGRHGDMIVVAGSNVYPSEVEGALARAGCPAAVVLGIPDARRGCALAAVIQTPPDTIIDAHALRSRLKELLPINKVPQLVFRTARLPLTAAGKPDRTALKVSVLAGDGALERLA, encoded by the coding sequence ATGCCCTTCATTGACCGCCTGCTGTACTGGGCACGCTGCGAACCCGCGCGCGACGCCGTCGTCGTCGGGGACCGGCGAATCACCTACGGCGAGCTGGCCGGGCGGGCGTCCTCGCTGCAGGTGCCGGCGGGCGAAATGATCGCCCAACAGATCGACGATCCCTTGGATTTCGCGGTCACCTTCACCGCAGTGGTCGGGAGGGGCAGGTGCGCTGCTGTCCTTGATTCGGCGTGGCCGCAAGATGTGAGGGGCAGGATCCTGGAGGCCCTCCGACCGGACGCCGTAATCACTTCAGCCGACTTGATGGAAGCCCCGCACCCGTCCCAACTGGCTGACGCGCCCGAGGACGCGCGCTTCTACTGCGGATTCACCTCCGGAACATCGGGAGTCCCGAAGGGATTTGTACGCACTGTCGGTTCGTGGTCCCGCTCACTGGCGCGGAGCGTGGACTGGTTCGGCCTCACTCCGGGCTTGCGGGTATGTGCGCCGGGTCCGCTGGCGGCAAGCCTGAATCTGTATGCCCTGGCAGAGTGCCTCTACTCCGGTTGCACCTTCCACTCACTTGCACCCGGTGATCCGGTAGCGAAAGGTCCGCTGATGGCGCAGGTTCTTCGTTCCGAACGCATTGAGCATCTCATCGGAGTACCGTCCGCCCTGAGGCTCGCCCTGGAACGAATCGAGGGAGACCTGCCGGACCTGCGCACGGTGGTCTCCGGCGGCGCGGGGCTTTCCGCGGCGGACACCGGCATCATCCTGCGCAAAGCGCCATCCGCCCGCATCTTCGAGTACTACGGCGCGTCGGAGCTGAGCCTGGTCACCGCGCGGCGGGTTGACGGCGCTGATGGGAACGACGTCGGGCGCCCATTTCCCGGGGTGCGGATCAGGATCGACGCGGACAGCGACTCCGGGCGGGACGGCACTGTGGGTACCATCCACGTCCACACCGACACAGCGATCGAAGGTTACCTTTTCGGTGACGACGGACGCGCCTTCCGGCGCAACGGAGAATGGGTCACGGTGCAGGACCAGGGCTGGATCGACGACGACGGCGCGCTGCACCTGACGGGCCGGCACGGCGACATGATTGTGGTCGCCGGAAGCAACGTCTATCCCAGCGAGGTCGAAGGTGCGCTCGCGCGGGCAGGCTGCCCGGCCGCCGTCGTGCTCGGTATTCCGGACGCACGCCGCGGCTGCGCACTCGCCGCTGTCATCCAGACGCCGCCGGACACCATCATCGATGCACACGCCCTTCGCTCCCGGTTGAAGGAGCTGCTGCCCATCAACAAGGTGCCGCAGCTGGTCTTCCGGACCGCGCGGCTACCGCTGACCGCAGCGGGCAAACCGGATCGCACGGCCCTGAAGGTGTCAGTACTCGCGGGAGATGGTGCCCTTGAGCGGCTTGCCTGA
- a CDS encoding thiolase family protein: protein MVPLSGLPEDRSDGRRAVVVLCRRTPFGRLRGVFSSIEAHHLLAAVLPAAFHGANLAESDLADVIIGNATGGGGNVARLAALTAGLPVKVPGLTIDRQCASGLDAISLACRLVESEAGAWFIAGGVESCSTAPLRAHRLTSLPGAPDFFSRARFAPETHGDPDAGEAAENVAVAFGIERGRQDRYALRSYSRAAAAFEAMAAEVVPVAGCGRDETARHGMSSKLLSRFPPAFTDHGSVTAGNSCADADGAVVAVVTSLARARTAGFNTVLEFHGSASAGGPPALFGTAGAYAVLKLLERLQLNRNAVSTWEFNEAFAAQVLACTQLIGVAPERFNLHGGALAYGHPYGASGAMLVANLLRQSAMPGGQDYDGGWSVAAVSAAGGVGTAAAFRAVRLQ from the coding sequence ATGGTGCCCTTGAGCGGCTTGCCTGAGGACCGTTCGGACGGGAGGCGGGCAGTCGTTGTCCTTTGCCGCCGTACCCCGTTCGGACGCCTGCGCGGAGTATTTTCGTCAATCGAGGCCCATCACCTGCTCGCAGCCGTCCTGCCCGCCGCGTTTCACGGGGCTAATCTCGCGGAGAGTGACCTGGCGGACGTCATCATCGGCAACGCCACCGGTGGCGGAGGTAATGTCGCGCGGTTGGCGGCGCTAACCGCGGGCCTGCCGGTCAAGGTACCCGGCCTTACAATCGACCGTCAGTGCGCTTCCGGCCTCGACGCGATCTCGTTGGCCTGCCGACTGGTGGAGTCGGAAGCAGGCGCGTGGTTCATTGCCGGGGGAGTGGAGAGCTGCAGCACCGCTCCCTTGCGGGCACATCGGTTGACCTCCCTGCCCGGCGCGCCCGACTTCTTCTCCCGCGCACGGTTCGCACCGGAGACGCATGGTGATCCGGATGCCGGGGAAGCAGCTGAGAACGTCGCGGTTGCCTTCGGCATCGAACGCGGGCGGCAGGACCGGTACGCCCTACGCAGTTACAGCCGCGCCGCGGCCGCGTTCGAGGCAATGGCAGCGGAGGTAGTGCCTGTTGCAGGGTGCGGCAGGGATGAGACAGCGCGCCATGGGATGTCATCGAAACTGCTGTCCCGATTCCCACCGGCCTTCACTGACCACGGAAGCGTCACCGCAGGCAATTCCTGTGCCGACGCAGACGGTGCCGTAGTCGCCGTGGTGACGAGCCTCGCACGTGCCAGGACGGCGGGTTTCAACACGGTGCTCGAGTTCCACGGCTCCGCGTCTGCCGGAGGCCCGCCCGCACTCTTTGGAACCGCCGGCGCATACGCGGTGCTGAAACTCCTCGAACGGCTCCAGCTGAACAGGAATGCTGTCTCCACCTGGGAGTTCAACGAGGCGTTCGCAGCGCAGGTGCTCGCCTGCACACAGCTGATCGGAGTTGCCCCCGAACGGTTCAACCTGCACGGCGGTGCACTCGCTTATGGCCATCCGTATGGCGCGTCCGGCGCAATGCTGGTTGCGAACCTCCTCCGCCAGTCCGCAATGCCCGGCGGCCAGGATTACGACGGCGGCTGGTCGGTCGCAGCGGTGAGCGCAGCCGGCGGCGTGGGGACGGCTGCCGCTTTCCGTGCGGTGAGGCTCCAATAG
- a CDS encoding non-heme iron oxygenase ferredoxin subunit — translation MTDALETPRGELVCNVNDIEVKQALRILIDDYPVAVVKDSDGGIHAIGDTCSHADISLAEGDVEGCRIECWGHGSQFDLRSGQPLQLPAYEPVPVFALEIHGDEVYVDVTTVTNGAPVPDLG, via the coding sequence ATGACCGACGCGCTGGAGACACCCAGGGGGGAGCTGGTCTGCAATGTCAATGACATTGAGGTCAAACAGGCCCTTCGAATCCTGATCGACGACTACCCGGTAGCAGTGGTGAAGGACTCCGACGGCGGCATTCATGCCATCGGTGACACCTGTTCACACGCCGATATTTCATTGGCCGAAGGCGACGTCGAGGGCTGCAGGATCGAGTGCTGGGGGCACGGCTCCCAGTTCGATCTTCGCAGCGGCCAGCCGCTCCAGCTTCCCGCCTATGAGCCGGTCCCGGTATTCGCGCTGGAAATTCACGGGGACGAGGTCTACGTGGATGTCACCACCGTGACCAACGGAGCACCGGTCCCCGATCTCGGTTAG
- a CDS encoding metal-sulfur cluster assembly factor, with product MSDVNAAQTSLEDAEESLKDVIDPELGVNIVDLGLLYGLKYADDGALLIDMTLTTAACPLTDVIEEQVGQALDGVVDDWRLNWVWMPPWGPEKITDDGRDQMRALGFNI from the coding sequence ATGAGCGATGTGAACGCAGCACAGACATCCCTTGAGGATGCGGAAGAGTCACTGAAGGACGTCATTGATCCTGAGCTCGGCGTGAACATTGTCGATCTCGGGCTGTTGTACGGCTTGAAGTACGCCGACGACGGCGCCCTGCTGATCGACATGACCCTCACCACCGCAGCCTGCCCCCTCACGGACGTGATCGAGGAACAGGTCGGACAGGCGCTTGACGGGGTAGTCGACGACTGGCGGCTCAACTGGGTATGGATGCCCCCGTGGGGTCCGGAAAAGATCACCGATGACGGACGCGACCAGATGCGGGCACTGGGCTTCAATATCTAG
- the sufC gene encoding Fe-S cluster assembly ATPase SufC yields MSTLEIKDLHVSIETEQGTKQILKGVSLTVNTGESHAIMGPNGSGKSTLASTIAGHPRYTVDSGSVTLDGEDVLAMSVDERARAGLFLAMQYPVEIPGVTMTNFLRTAKTALDGQAPSLRHWTKDVKEAMSQLRIDADFAQRNVNEGFSGGEKKRVEILQLELFKPKFAVLDETDSGLDVDALKVVSEGVNREHSKGAMGTILITHYTRILRYIKPDFVHVFVDGRIAEEGGPELADRLEEEGYDRFLVPGTAPAGA; encoded by the coding sequence ATGTCCACGCTTGAAATCAAGGACCTCCACGTCAGCATTGAGACTGAACAGGGAACCAAGCAGATCCTCAAGGGCGTCAGCCTGACAGTGAACACCGGCGAATCCCACGCCATCATGGGTCCCAACGGATCCGGCAAGTCCACACTTGCCTCCACGATCGCCGGACACCCGCGCTACACCGTGGACAGTGGCTCCGTCACCCTCGACGGTGAGGACGTGCTGGCCATGAGCGTCGACGAGCGTGCCCGTGCGGGGCTCTTCCTCGCGATGCAGTATCCGGTGGAAATCCCGGGCGTCACCATGACCAACTTCCTGCGCACGGCCAAGACCGCGCTCGACGGCCAGGCTCCCAGCCTTCGGCACTGGACCAAGGACGTCAAGGAGGCGATGTCGCAGTTGCGGATCGACGCCGACTTCGCACAGCGTAACGTCAACGAGGGCTTCTCCGGCGGCGAGAAGAAGCGGGTGGAGATCCTCCAGCTCGAACTGTTCAAGCCGAAGTTCGCTGTCCTTGACGAAACCGACTCCGGCCTGGACGTTGACGCGCTGAAAGTTGTCTCGGAGGGAGTGAACCGCGAGCACAGCAAGGGCGCCATGGGAACTATCCTGATCACGCACTACACCCGCATCCTGCGGTACATCAAGCCTGACTTCGTGCACGTCTTCGTTGACGGCCGGATCGCTGAAGAGGGCGGCCCGGAGCTCGCCGACCGCCTGGAGGAAGAGGGCTACGACCGCTTCCTTGTCCCCGGTACGGCTCCAGCCGGCGCCTGA
- the sufD gene encoding Fe-S cluster assembly protein SufD encodes MADTTQLTPELTDEKARIGSPSTPEKIAIDGFTEEGENLSPTNTGSEQHGLKRHSHGDEPVVPEASRGERLKSYKLADFPALTGREEDWRFTPIKRLRGLHTDALTGSGPDVTVSGASNIRVETVERTDPRFGSAAIPEDRVAAAAWEAVQQATIVTIPDETEADCDVTISVNGADEAPAAQHLIIHAGKFSKAVVVLDHHGKATLAQNVEIVVGDGAQLTVVSVQEWDDDAVHASSQQAKIGRDARFKHVVITLGGDLVRLTPSSFFTAPGSEVEMYGLYFADAGQHLEQRLLVDHAVPNCKSRVTYKGALQGQDAHTVWVGDVLIRKEAEGTDTYETNRNLLLTDGTRSDSVPNLEIETGLIEGAGHASATGRFDDEHLFYLMARGIDEKTARRLVVRGFLHEVIQQIKVPVLEERLTEAVERELAAGNL; translated from the coding sequence ATGGCTGACACCACCCAGTTGACCCCCGAACTGACTGACGAGAAGGCCCGTATCGGGTCGCCGTCGACCCCAGAGAAGATTGCCATCGACGGCTTCACCGAGGAAGGCGAAAACCTCTCCCCGACGAATACCGGCAGCGAGCAGCACGGGCTGAAAAGGCACAGCCACGGAGATGAGCCCGTTGTGCCGGAAGCATCACGCGGCGAGCGGCTCAAGTCCTATAAGTTGGCCGATTTTCCGGCGTTGACAGGCCGTGAAGAGGACTGGCGGTTCACCCCGATCAAGCGCCTCCGCGGTCTGCACACGGATGCCCTGACAGGCAGCGGTCCCGATGTCACCGTATCCGGCGCATCGAACATCCGGGTGGAAACCGTCGAGCGCACGGATCCCCGCTTCGGATCCGCAGCGATCCCGGAGGACCGGGTAGCCGCCGCGGCGTGGGAAGCAGTGCAGCAGGCCACGATTGTGACCATCCCGGATGAAACGGAAGCCGACTGCGATGTCACTATCTCGGTCAACGGCGCCGATGAGGCTCCGGCTGCGCAGCACCTCATCATCCATGCCGGGAAGTTCTCGAAGGCGGTCGTGGTCCTCGACCATCACGGAAAAGCCACTCTGGCACAAAATGTTGAGATTGTGGTCGGGGACGGCGCGCAGCTCACCGTGGTGAGCGTCCAGGAATGGGACGACGACGCGGTGCACGCCTCCTCGCAGCAGGCGAAAATCGGGCGTGACGCCCGATTCAAGCATGTAGTGATCACCCTCGGTGGGGACCTGGTGAGGCTTACGCCGTCGTCGTTCTTCACCGCTCCAGGCTCGGAAGTGGAAATGTACGGCCTCTACTTCGCTGACGCCGGACAGCATCTGGAACAGCGCCTGCTGGTGGATCATGCGGTGCCCAACTGCAAGTCCCGCGTCACCTACAAGGGTGCCCTGCAGGGGCAGGACGCTCACACTGTCTGGGTGGGCGACGTGCTGATCCGCAAGGAAGCAGAGGGAACGGACACGTACGAGACCAACCGGAACCTGCTGCTCACCGACGGCACCCGCTCGGATTCCGTACCGAACCTCGAGATCGAGACCGGCCTGATCGAGGGTGCAGGGCATGCCAGTGCCACCGGCCGTTTCGACGACGAGCACCTGTTCTACCTGATGGCCCGTGGAATCGACGAGAAGACGGCCCGCCGACTGGTCGTGCGTGGGTTCCTCCACGAAGTCATCCAGCAGATCAAGGTTCCGGTTCTGGAAGAGCGTCTCACCGAAGCGGTGGAGCGCGAGCTCGCGGCAGGAAACCTCTGA
- a CDS encoding O-acetyl-ADP-ribose deacetylase, with protein sequence MASEVQIVQGDITTQQVDAVVNAANSSLLGGGGVDGAIHAAAGPELLEACRALRAGSLPDGLPVGQAVATPGFGLPARWIIHTVGPNRHAGQSDPALLESCFRRSLEVADELNARSVALPAISAGIFGWDPEAVARIAFATVADYDGGVRQIRFVLFSALLVEVFRHAHRDSRD encoded by the coding sequence ATGGCATCGGAAGTTCAGATAGTCCAGGGTGACATCACCACCCAGCAGGTGGACGCCGTCGTCAATGCTGCCAACTCCTCGCTGCTTGGCGGAGGTGGTGTAGACGGCGCCATTCATGCGGCGGCGGGGCCGGAACTGCTGGAAGCGTGCCGGGCACTCCGGGCGGGCTCGCTGCCCGATGGTCTCCCGGTTGGTCAGGCTGTCGCGACACCGGGGTTCGGGCTGCCCGCCCGCTGGATCATCCATACCGTCGGTCCCAACCGCCATGCGGGCCAGAGCGACCCGGCACTGCTTGAGTCCTGTTTCCGGCGGAGCCTCGAGGTCGCCGACGAGCTAAACGCCCGCTCGGTTGCCTTGCCCGCCATCAGCGCCGGGATTTTCGGCTGGGACCCCGAAGCGGTGGCCAGAATTGCGTTCGCGACGGTTGCCGATTACGACGGCGGCGTCCGGCAGATCAGATTCGTGCTGTTCTCGGCGCTGCTTGTCGAGGTCTTCCGGCACGCGCACAGGGACAGTAGGGACTGA
- the sufB gene encoding Fe-S cluster assembly protein SufB, producing the protein MTDQTDQKALVPDAVPASVVSDILERNPELEGIGTYEYGWSDKNDVGANARRGLSEEVVRDISAKKNEPEWMLDMRLKGLKYFDRKPMPTWGADLSGIDFDNIKYFVRSTEKQAGSWEDLPDDIKNTYEKLGIPEAERNRLVSGVAAQYESEVVYHQINEELERQGVIFMDTDTALREHPEFFEEYFGSIIPVGDNKFASLNTAVWSGGSFVYVPPGVHVEIPLQAYFRINTENMGQFERTLIIADEGSYVHYIEGCTAPIYTSDSLHSAVVEIVVKKNARVRYTTIQNWSNNVYNLVTKRAIAHEGATMEWIDGNIGSKVTMKYPAVYLVGEHAKGETLSIAFAGEGQHQDTGSKMVHIAPNTKSSIISKSVARSGGRAAYRGLVQVREGATHSANTVRCDALLVDTISRSDTYPYVDIREDDVTMGHEATVSRVSEEQLFYLMSRGMPEDEAMAMIVRGFIEPIARELPMEYALELNRLIELQMEGAVG; encoded by the coding sequence ATGACGGATCAGACAGATCAGAAGGCATTGGTTCCCGACGCCGTGCCCGCTTCAGTAGTCAGCGACATCCTCGAGAGGAACCCGGAGCTCGAAGGCATCGGTACCTACGAGTACGGCTGGTCCGACAAGAACGACGTCGGCGCCAACGCCCGCCGTGGCCTGAGTGAAGAGGTTGTCCGCGACATCTCCGCCAAGAAGAACGAGCCCGAGTGGATGCTCGATATGCGGCTGAAGGGCTTGAAGTACTTCGACCGCAAACCCATGCCCACCTGGGGCGCGGATCTTTCCGGGATCGACTTCGACAACATCAAGTACTTCGTGCGCTCCACCGAAAAGCAGGCCGGTAGTTGGGAAGACCTTCCTGACGACATCAAGAACACCTACGAGAAGCTCGGCATCCCCGAGGCCGAGCGTAACCGTCTGGTATCGGGCGTCGCCGCGCAGTACGAGTCCGAGGTTGTCTACCACCAGATCAATGAGGAACTTGAGCGCCAGGGCGTCATCTTCATGGACACCGACACCGCGCTGCGGGAGCACCCCGAGTTCTTCGAGGAGTACTTCGGCTCGATCATTCCGGTGGGTGACAACAAGTTTGCGTCCCTGAACACCGCCGTCTGGTCCGGAGGCTCTTTCGTCTACGTACCACCCGGTGTCCACGTCGAGATTCCGCTGCAGGCCTACTTCCGCATCAACACGGAGAATATGGGCCAGTTCGAGCGGACGCTGATCATCGCCGACGAAGGTTCCTACGTGCACTACATCGAAGGCTGCACGGCACCCATCTACACGTCGGATTCGCTGCACTCCGCCGTCGTCGAAATCGTGGTCAAGAAGAACGCACGCGTGCGCTACACCACCATCCAGAACTGGTCCAACAACGTCTACAACCTGGTGACCAAGCGCGCCATAGCCCACGAAGGCGCCACCATGGAGTGGATCGACGGAAACATCGGTTCCAAAGTCACCATGAAGTACCCGGCGGTCTACCTGGTGGGGGAGCATGCCAAGGGCGAGACCCTGTCCATCGCCTTCGCCGGCGAAGGCCAGCACCAGGACACCGGGTCCAAGATGGTGCACATTGCGCCCAACACCAAGTCTTCGATTATCTCGAAGTCCGTTGCCCGCAGCGGCGGGCGTGCAGCGTACCGCGGGTTGGTGCAGGTCCGGGAGGGGGCAACGCATTCGGCCAATACCGTGCGGTGTGATGCCCTGCTGGTTGACACCATTTCCCGCTCGGACACCTACCCGTATGTGGATATCCGGGAAGACGACGTCACAATGGGCCACGAGGCCACGGTTTCGCGGGTCAGCGAAGAGCAGTTGTTCTACCTCATGTCCCGGGGGATGCCCGAGGACGAGGCCATGGCGATGATCGTGCGCGGGTTCATTGAGCCCATCGCCCGGGAACTCCCCATGGAGTACGCGCTTGAACTGAACCGCTTGATCGAACTCCAGATGGAAGGAGCCGTAGGTTAA